A single region of the Nocardioides sp. W7 genome encodes:
- a CDS encoding MaoC family dehydratase — protein sequence MRGLYFEEFEVGKVYRHTFRRTVTEMDNVMFTSLTMNVAPIHLDAEYAKTTVHGKPLFNSLFTLALIGAFHVPELTMGTTLGNLGYEDVRFPAPVFHGDTLRGETTIVDKRESKSRDDSGVVWFEHRGYNQDDVLVLTCKRVGLMMKLPADGAVFGEERPA from the coding sequence ATGCGAGGTCTCTACTTCGAGGAGTTCGAGGTCGGCAAGGTCTACCGGCACACGTTCCGGCGGACCGTCACCGAGATGGACAACGTGATGTTCACGTCCCTGACGATGAACGTGGCGCCGATCCACCTCGACGCCGAGTACGCCAAGACCACGGTGCACGGCAAGCCGCTGTTCAACAGCCTCTTCACGCTGGCGCTGATCGGCGCCTTCCACGTCCCGGAGCTGACGATGGGCACCACCCTCGGCAACCTCGGATACGAGGACGTCCGCTTCCCGGCGCCGGTCTTCCACGGCGACACGCTGCGCGGGGAGACCACGATCGTGGACAAGCGCGAGTCGAAGAGTCGAGACGACTCCGGCGTCGTCTGGTTCGAGCACCGCGGATACAACCAGGACGACGTGCTGGTGCTGACCTGCAAGCGCGTCGGCCTGATGATGAAGCTGCCGGCCGACGGCGCGGTCTTCGGCGAGGAGAGGCCGGCGTGA
- a CDS encoding acyl-CoA dehydrogenase family protein encodes MDPVHEDIRQAVRTLCAKFPDEYWAERDEKHEFPWDFFHAVTEGGWLGLTIPEEYGGGGLGVTEAAIVEREIAASGAGMGGCSAVHIGIFGFEPILHHGSEELKQRFLPRVPEGNLQISFAVTEPDAGTDTTNISTFARKVDGGWLVSGKKVWISNAQQAERMLLLARTTPKNECVKKTDGLTVFFAPMDRQKVTIRPIPKMGRNSVDSNELFIDDLFVPDEDVVGEVGKGFKVILTGLNAERVVAANAMLGIGEAALRRGVQYAKDRVVFGRPIGQNQGLAFQLAEAKIRIEAADAVLRDATWKVDNQLPCGAEANYAKWLCAEAGYYSADVALQVHGGMGYSREFHVERYFREARLMRIAPISQEMVLNYVAEHVLGLPRSY; translated from the coding sequence GTGGACCCTGTCCACGAGGACATCCGCCAGGCCGTCCGCACCCTGTGTGCGAAGTTCCCCGACGAGTACTGGGCCGAGCGGGACGAGAAGCACGAGTTCCCCTGGGACTTCTTCCACGCCGTCACCGAGGGGGGCTGGCTGGGCCTGACCATCCCCGAGGAGTACGGCGGGGGCGGTCTGGGCGTCACCGAGGCGGCCATCGTGGAGCGCGAGATCGCCGCCTCGGGCGCCGGGATGGGCGGCTGCTCCGCGGTGCACATCGGGATCTTCGGCTTCGAGCCGATCCTGCACCACGGCAGCGAGGAGCTGAAGCAGCGCTTCCTGCCCCGTGTCCCCGAGGGCAACCTGCAGATCTCCTTCGCGGTGACCGAGCCAGACGCCGGCACCGACACCACCAACATCTCCACCTTCGCCCGCAAGGTCGACGGTGGCTGGCTGGTCTCGGGCAAGAAGGTGTGGATCTCCAACGCCCAGCAGGCCGAGCGGATGCTGCTGCTCGCCCGCACCACCCCCAAGAACGAGTGCGTGAAGAAGACCGACGGGCTGACCGTCTTCTTCGCACCCATGGACCGGCAGAAGGTCACCATTCGGCCGATCCCCAAGATGGGCCGGAACTCCGTCGACAGCAACGAGCTCTTCATCGACGACCTCTTCGTGCCCGACGAGGACGTGGTCGGCGAGGTCGGCAAGGGCTTCAAGGTCATTCTCACCGGGCTGAACGCTGAGCGGGTGGTCGCAGCCAACGCGATGCTCGGCATTGGTGAGGCCGCGCTGCGCCGCGGTGTCCAGTACGCCAAGGACCGGGTCGTCTTCGGCCGTCCCATCGGGCAGAACCAGGGCCTGGCCTTCCAGCTGGCCGAGGCCAAGATCCGGATCGAGGCCGCGGACGCGGTGCTGCGCGACGCGACCTGGAAGGTCGACAACCAGCTGCCGTGCGGCGCGGAGGCCAACTACGCCAAGTGGCTCTGCGCCGAGGCCGGCTACTACTCGGCCGACGTGGCGCTGCAGGTGCACGGGGGCATGGGTTACAGCCGTGAGTTCCACGTCGAGCGCTACTTCCGCGAGGCCCGTCTCATGCGGATCGCGCCGATCAGCCAGGAGATGGTTCTCAACTACGTCGCCGAGCACGTGCTCGGCCTTCCCAGGAGTTACTGA
- a CDS encoding CoA ester lyase, with translation MHPYRSILFVPAHKPEWARKALASGADCVVIDLEDSVPVELKESARDTARQTLAELRAESPQVGLFVRPNALDTRMSGADLEAVVGPDLTGVFAPKIRNATDVVRWETLLDWFEARNGGAGLEMIVPVEMVDAITNAFEIAAASPRVGAMIGPTSEHADIARAVGYRQSREGSETLYLRSRILLACRQYGLHALTGLWEDLGDLDGLRTFADYGLQLGFRGQVLIHPSHVPVVHEVYTPSDEEVAYYQDLVATMERAVAEGHGAVRFRGSHVDLAHAEKARDWLAHARLVRGEAG, from the coding sequence GTGCATCCCTACCGCTCGATCCTCTTCGTCCCGGCCCACAAGCCCGAGTGGGCACGCAAGGCGCTGGCCTCGGGTGCCGACTGCGTGGTCATCGACCTAGAGGACTCCGTGCCGGTCGAGCTCAAGGAGTCCGCGCGCGACACCGCGCGCCAGACCCTCGCGGAGCTGCGTGCCGAGTCGCCGCAGGTCGGGCTCTTCGTGCGGCCCAACGCGCTGGACACCCGGATGAGCGGGGCGGACCTGGAAGCCGTCGTCGGTCCCGACCTCACCGGTGTCTTCGCCCCCAAGATCCGCAACGCCACGGACGTGGTGCGCTGGGAGACCCTGCTCGACTGGTTCGAGGCGCGTAACGGCGGCGCGGGGCTGGAGATGATCGTGCCGGTCGAGATGGTCGACGCGATCACCAACGCCTTCGAGATCGCCGCCGCCTCCCCCCGGGTGGGCGCGATGATCGGGCCCACCTCCGAGCACGCCGACATCGCCCGCGCGGTCGGCTACCGGCAGTCACGGGAGGGCAGCGAGACGCTCTACCTCCGCAGCCGGATCCTGCTGGCCTGCCGACAGTACGGGCTGCACGCGCTCACCGGGCTGTGGGAGGACCTGGGTGACCTCGACGGGCTGCGGACGTTCGCCGACTACGGTCTCCAGCTCGGCTTCCGCGGCCAGGTGCTCATCCACCCGTCGCACGTGCCGGTGGTGCACGAGGTCTACACGCCCTCCGACGAGGAGGTCGCCTACTACCAGGACCTGGTGGCGACGATGGAGAGGGCCGTCGCCGAGGGGCACGGTGCAGTTCGCTTCCGCGGCTCCCACGTCGACCTGGCCCACGCGGAGAAGGCTCGCGACTGGCTCGCGCACGCCCGGCTGGTCCGCGGCGAGGCCGGCTGA
- a CDS encoding AMP-binding protein: MTFRYYRDLKPTFEDRATWALPTVLRHHAAKRPDSVWLDVPEEAATWTFAEMLTAAERVGRNFLTNGASQGDRVVLVAQNSSRFVRTWIGTAVAGLVEVPINTAYEHDFLAHQVRTVEARLAVIDDVFAERFIAVKEAASTITKFWVIDNGQQDKAIELLREAGWEAAPWDELEGEVSSGTSVELPEVQPQDLASVLFTSGTTGPSKGVAMPHAQMYFFADECVSLVRLTPDDAWMTLTPLFHGNAQFMAAYPTLVAGARCVIRSKFSASRWIDHVRTSRVTVTNFIGVMMDFIWKQDPRDDDADNPLRVVFAAPTAATLVQPMKERYGIEAFVEVFGLTETSAPIISPYGEDRPAGAAGLVADEWFDVALVDPVTDEPVAVGEIGELVIRPKVPFICSMGYFNAPEKTVEAWRNLWYHTGDALRQDEEGWFYFVDRFKDALRRRGENISSYEIETSVLSHPAVVECAVIAVPASTEAGEDEVMAYVITQQEVTAEQLWEHCDGRIPSFAVPRYLRFVDELPKTPSQRVQKAKLRDLGVTEDTHDRTPDNR; the protein is encoded by the coding sequence GTGACCTTCCGCTACTACCGCGACCTGAAGCCGACCTTCGAGGACCGCGCCACCTGGGCGCTGCCCACCGTGCTGCGCCACCACGCCGCCAAGCGTCCCGACTCGGTCTGGCTCGACGTGCCGGAGGAGGCCGCCACCTGGACCTTCGCCGAGATGCTGACCGCCGCCGAGCGCGTCGGTCGCAACTTCCTCACCAACGGCGCCAGCCAGGGTGACCGGGTCGTGCTGGTCGCCCAGAACTCCTCTCGCTTCGTCCGCACCTGGATCGGCACCGCCGTCGCCGGTCTGGTCGAGGTCCCGATCAACACGGCGTACGAGCACGACTTCCTGGCCCACCAGGTACGCACCGTGGAGGCGCGGCTGGCTGTCATCGACGATGTCTTCGCCGAGCGGTTCATCGCGGTCAAGGAGGCCGCCTCGACGATCACCAAGTTCTGGGTCATCGACAACGGTCAGCAGGACAAGGCGATCGAGCTGCTCCGTGAGGCGGGCTGGGAGGCCGCCCCCTGGGACGAGCTCGAGGGTGAGGTGTCGTCCGGCACGAGCGTCGAGCTCCCCGAAGTGCAGCCCCAGGACCTCGCCTCGGTGCTCTTCACCTCCGGTACCACCGGGCCGTCCAAGGGTGTCGCGATGCCGCACGCCCAGATGTACTTCTTCGCCGACGAGTGCGTCTCCCTGGTCCGGCTCACTCCCGACGACGCCTGGATGACGCTGACGCCGCTCTTCCACGGCAACGCCCAGTTCATGGCCGCCTACCCGACGCTGGTCGCGGGTGCCCGCTGCGTGATCCGCAGCAAGTTCTCGGCCAGCCGCTGGATCGACCACGTCCGCACGAGCCGGGTGACGGTCACCAACTTCATCGGCGTCATGATGGACTTCATCTGGAAGCAGGACCCCCGCGACGACGACGCCGACAATCCGCTGCGGGTCGTCTTCGCCGCCCCGACGGCCGCCACCCTCGTGCAGCCGATGAAGGAGCGCTACGGGATCGAGGCCTTCGTCGAGGTGTTCGGCCTCACCGAGACCTCGGCGCCGATCATCTCGCCGTACGGCGAGGACCGCCCCGCGGGTGCCGCCGGACTTGTTGCCGACGAGTGGTTCGACGTCGCCCTGGTGGACCCGGTGACCGACGAGCCGGTCGCGGTGGGGGAGATCGGTGAGCTGGTCATCCGGCCCAAGGTCCCCTTCATCTGCTCGATGGGCTACTTCAACGCCCCGGAGAAGACCGTCGAGGCGTGGCGCAACCTCTGGTACCACACCGGCGACGCGCTGCGGCAGGACGAGGAGGGCTGGTTCTACTTCGTCGACCGCTTCAAGGACGCGCTGCGTCGTCGCGGTGAGAACATCTCCTCCTACGAGATCGAGACCTCGGTGCTCAGCCACCCCGCCGTCGTGGAGTGCGCGGTCATCGCCGTCCCCGCCTCCACCGAGGCGGGCGAGGACGAGGTGATGGCCTACGTGATCACCCAGCAGGAGGTGACCGCCGAACAGCTGTGGGAGCACTGCGACGGCCGGATCCCGTCGTTCGCGGTGCCGCGCTACCTGCGCTTCGTCGACGAGCTCCCCAAGACGCCATCCCAGCGGGTGCAGAAGGCCAAGCTGCGAGACCTCGGGGTCACCGAGGACACCCATGACCGGACTCCCGACAACCGCTGA
- a CDS encoding Zn-dependent alcohol dehydrogenase, giving the protein MKAAVLTEFDARPEAADVTLGDILPQEVRVRTAASGVCHSDRHGQTGGIPSMPVPTILGHEAAGEVLEVGSQVTSVRPGDHVVVAPAASCGLCEWCSKGHPQHCSDQGRVRAPGLGDRLTLDGRGVGQFVGVGSFAEEMLVQVTAVARIPKEMPLDKAALLGCAVITGLGAIRHSAQVRFGDTVAVIGCGGVGLSAVQGAALAGASRIIGIDRMASKLEIARTFGATDVVDASTTDPVQAVLELTGGVDHCIEVVGIAATIEQAFGMLRTRGTATVVGLPHPGDTLSLPASAMLQEKRLQGSRLGGTQLRVDAPLYAEMYLSGRLDLDPLMGSTVSLADVGDALEEIDTASAARTIVTF; this is encoded by the coding sequence ATGAAGGCTGCAGTGCTGACCGAGTTCGACGCACGCCCCGAGGCCGCGGACGTGACGCTCGGGGACATCCTTCCCCAGGAGGTCCGCGTCCGGACAGCCGCCAGCGGGGTGTGCCACTCCGACCGTCACGGCCAGACCGGCGGCATCCCGTCGATGCCGGTCCCCACGATCCTCGGTCACGAGGCGGCCGGCGAAGTACTCGAGGTGGGCAGCCAGGTCACCAGCGTCCGGCCCGGCGACCACGTCGTGGTGGCCCCGGCCGCCTCGTGCGGCCTGTGCGAGTGGTGCAGCAAGGGCCACCCACAGCACTGCTCGGACCAGGGCAGGGTGCGCGCCCCGGGGCTCGGCGACCGCCTGACCCTCGACGGGCGCGGCGTCGGCCAGTTCGTCGGGGTCGGCAGCTTCGCCGAGGAGATGCTGGTCCAGGTGACCGCAGTGGCTCGCATCCCGAAGGAGATGCCGCTGGACAAGGCGGCGCTCCTCGGCTGCGCGGTGATCACCGGACTGGGGGCGATCCGGCACTCGGCGCAGGTGCGCTTCGGCGACACCGTCGCCGTGATCGGCTGCGGCGGCGTCGGCCTCAGCGCCGTCCAGGGCGCCGCCCTCGCGGGAGCGTCGCGCATCATCGGCATCGACCGGATGGCCTCCAAGCTGGAGATCGCCCGCACGTTCGGTGCGACCGACGTCGTCGACGCGAGCACCACCGACCCGGTGCAGGCCGTGCTCGAGCTCACCGGTGGGGTGGACCACTGCATCGAGGTGGTCGGGATCGCGGCCACCATCGAGCAGGCCTTCGGCATGCTGCGTACCCGCGGCACCGCCACCGTGGTGGGCCTCCCCCATCCCGGCGACACACTCTCGCTCCCGGCGTCTGCGATGCTGCAGGAGAAGCGCCTCCAGGGCTCCCGCCTCGGCGGCACGCAGTTGCGCGTGGACGCCCCGCTCTACGCCGAGATGTACCTGTCGGGTCGCCTCGACCTCGACCCGCTGATGGGGAGTACCGTCTCGCTCGCCGACGTCGGAGACGCGCTGGAGGAGATCGACACCGCGTCCGCCGCGCGCACCATCGTCACCTTCTGA
- a CDS encoding MFS transporter — MRSQAQPPLRMAVWTGVLLGMITFASASVAVILPDLVDGFGLREGSASWVISLYVLVLSVCTALYGRLGDLYGIRKPLAVGTVLLGVGSVLAALAPTFGLLLVARAVQGLGAASLPSLLTAAVERSYAGGLRNRALAAVTGIAISVGSIGPLIGGSVANVLGWRIALALPLVGLVALVPVWRWLPTEGSGARIDFVGALLVVTSAAGVVLLLQSPTASWPAGWVGAGLVVGGTPLLLRHVRRVPEGFLPRTVLSDVRMLGLAMGGAVVPGAWFALMLVLPLTLDRLGWEPWQVGAAMAPSALAGLLASRTTPGLLSRLSGVGCLLVAGTGTGVLMLVCSAGVAAHDRVLTPALLMVTSFGVTGLAALAQSALMSEVGRRFPLDVRGAAMGVMTLIFMLGAAFGSAALGGLTSAFGMTVAVSAIAVVCLTASLCVAVGRRRSGPRRPRQPGPGGPVIRR, encoded by the coding sequence GTGCGGAGCCAGGCGCAACCCCCGCTGCGGATGGCGGTGTGGACCGGAGTCCTCCTCGGCATGATCACGTTCGCCAGCGCGTCGGTGGCGGTGATCCTTCCCGACCTGGTCGACGGTTTCGGGCTCCGCGAGGGCTCGGCCTCCTGGGTGATCAGCCTCTACGTGCTGGTGCTCTCGGTGTGCACCGCGCTCTATGGTCGGTTGGGCGACCTCTACGGGATCCGGAAGCCGCTGGCGGTGGGGACGGTCCTGCTGGGCGTCGGCTCGGTGCTCGCCGCCCTGGCCCCGACGTTCGGCCTGCTGCTGGTCGCGCGAGCCGTCCAGGGCCTGGGTGCCGCGAGCCTTCCCTCCCTGCTGACCGCCGCTGTGGAGCGGTCCTACGCCGGCGGGCTGCGCAACCGCGCGCTCGCGGCGGTGACGGGCATCGCGATCTCGGTCGGCAGCATCGGACCGCTGATCGGCGGCAGCGTCGCGAACGTGCTGGGGTGGCGCATCGCGCTCGCCCTCCCCCTTGTCGGCCTGGTCGCACTGGTCCCGGTCTGGCGATGGTTGCCGACCGAAGGCTCCGGTGCGCGCATCGACTTCGTCGGCGCGCTGCTCGTGGTGACCTCTGCGGCTGGCGTGGTGCTACTCCTGCAGTCGCCCACCGCCTCGTGGCCGGCCGGGTGGGTGGGGGCCGGACTGGTCGTCGGTGGCACCCCGCTCCTGCTGCGCCACGTGCGCAGGGTGCCGGAGGGCTTCCTGCCACGCACGGTGCTCTCCGACGTACGGATGCTCGGCCTCGCCATGGGAGGGGCAGTGGTCCCGGGGGCCTGGTTCGCGCTGATGCTGGTGCTGCCCCTGACCCTGGACCGACTCGGGTGGGAGCCGTGGCAGGTGGGTGCGGCCATGGCGCCCAGCGCGCTGGCGGGGCTCCTCGCCTCGCGGACCACCCCCGGACTGCTGAGCCGCCTCAGCGGCGTGGGCTGCCTCCTCGTCGCGGGGACCGGAACGGGCGTCCTCATGCTCGTCTGCTCCGCCGGGGTGGCCGCCCACGACCGCGTGCTCACCCCGGCACTGCTCATGGTGACCAGCTTCGGCGTGACGGGCCTGGCCGCTCTGGCTCAGTCCGCGCTGATGTCGGAGGTGGGGCGCCGGTTCCCGCTCGACGTCCGCGGGGCCGCGATGGGGGTGATGACCCTGATCTTCATGCTCGGGGCGGCCTTCGGCTCGGCCGCCCTGGGCGGGCTCACGAGCGCGTTCGGGATGACGGTCGCGGTGTCGGCGATCGCCGTCGTCTGTCTGACCGCCTCACTCTGCGTCGCCGTGGGCCGGCGCAGGTCCGGCCCGCGCCGGCCCCGGCAGCCAGGGCCGGGAGGACCGGTCATCAGAAGGTGA
- a CDS encoding OB-fold domain-containing protein: MLHSLKAVVRDDHSAPFFEAAAEGRLLLRFSPSSQEWSEPSARVCSVSQAADLEWREASGTGALVSWTVKPGRATEDRPAVPTVIGIVELEEGPWLPLQLPEVDPADLSVGRAVRVDWVQPEGSEHLPVAVLA; the protein is encoded by the coding sequence GTGCTGCACTCGCTCAAGGCCGTCGTCCGCGACGACCACTCGGCCCCCTTCTTCGAGGCCGCCGCAGAGGGCCGTCTGCTCCTGCGGTTCTCGCCGAGCAGCCAGGAGTGGTCCGAGCCCTCCGCCCGGGTCTGCTCGGTCAGCCAGGCCGCCGACCTGGAGTGGCGCGAGGCCTCCGGCACCGGAGCCCTCGTCTCCTGGACCGTGAAGCCCGGCCGTGCCACCGAGGACCGCCCGGCGGTGCCGACCGTGATCGGGATCGTCGAGCTGGAGGAGGGCCCCTGGCTGCCGCTGCAGCTGCCGGAGGTCGACCCTGCTGACCTGTCGGTCGGGCGCGCGGTGCGCGTCGACTGGGTCCAGCCCGAGGGGAGCGAGCATCTCCCGGTCGCCGTCCTCGCCTGA
- a CDS encoding lipid-transfer protein produces the protein MGVITHEASGGTAIAGLGITQMGKVYGRSATDFAVEAITLAAADAGLALSDIDGLLVNPGVKNDTDLRLQSTLQMRDTRLLATMQGFGSSAGQMVQYASMAIANGMADVVACVYADAPLTEGKRAGASYGGQKRAMEGVQSLQFAAGLQAAPERYAVAARRHMETYGTTSEQLGAVAVAARQWAAMNPHAQMREPITLADHQESRTIADPLRLLDCCLVSNGAVAIVVTSSERAEALQQPPVHVWGWGQAHPGYVNRRDSEFGLVTGAARSGAGALAMAGVKVDEIDVRELYDCFTYTTLVTLEDYGFCAKGEGGEFVASGAIAPGGSHPTNTGGGELSSYYMWGMTPLSEAVIQARGQGGDRQVDKHDLVMVSGNGGVLDFHSTLVVSPHRKS, from the coding sequence ATGGGCGTGATCACGCACGAGGCGTCGGGGGGAACCGCGATCGCGGGACTCGGCATCACCCAGATGGGCAAGGTCTACGGGAGGTCCGCCACCGACTTCGCGGTGGAGGCGATCACGCTCGCCGCAGCAGACGCCGGCCTGGCGCTCTCCGACATCGACGGGCTCCTGGTCAACCCGGGGGTGAAGAACGACACCGATCTGCGCCTGCAGTCCACGTTGCAGATGCGCGACACCCGGTTGCTGGCGACGATGCAGGGCTTCGGGTCCTCCGCCGGGCAGATGGTGCAGTACGCGTCGATGGCGATCGCCAACGGCATGGCCGACGTGGTGGCGTGCGTCTACGCCGACGCGCCGCTGACCGAGGGCAAGCGGGCGGGGGCGTCGTACGGCGGGCAGAAGCGCGCGATGGAGGGGGTCCAGTCCCTCCAGTTCGCGGCCGGCCTGCAGGCCGCCCCCGAGCGGTACGCCGTCGCCGCGCGGCGCCACATGGAGACCTACGGCACGACCAGCGAGCAGCTGGGGGCCGTGGCGGTCGCCGCGCGGCAGTGGGCGGCGATGAACCCCCACGCCCAGATGCGTGAGCCGATCACCCTGGCCGACCACCAGGAGTCGCGGACGATCGCCGACCCGCTGCGGCTGCTGGACTGCTGCCTGGTCAGCAACGGAGCCGTCGCCATCGTCGTGACCAGCTCCGAGCGGGCCGAGGCGCTCCAGCAGCCCCCGGTGCACGTGTGGGGCTGGGGGCAGGCGCACCCGGGCTACGTCAACCGCCGCGACAGCGAGTTCGGGCTCGTCACCGGCGCTGCGCGGTCCGGGGCCGGCGCCCTTGCGATGGCCGGGGTGAAGGTCGACGAGATCGACGTCCGCGAGCTCTACGACTGCTTCACCTACACGACCCTCGTCACGCTGGAGGACTACGGCTTCTGCGCCAAGGGCGAGGGTGGCGAGTTCGTCGCCAGCGGGGCGATCGCTCCCGGGGGCAGCCACCCGACCAACACCGGCGGCGGCGAGCTGTCCTCGTACTACATGTGGGGGATGACCCCGCTGTCGGAAGCCGTCATCCAGGCGCGAGGACAGGGCGGAGACCGCCAGGTCGACAAGCACGACCTCGTCATGGTCAGCGGCAACGGGGGAGTCCTGGACTTCCACTCGACGCTGGTCGTCAGTCCCCACCGGAAGAGCTGA
- a CDS encoding MaoC/PaaZ C-terminal domain-containing protein: MTRWFEDVTVGEQLPSVAYPLTVYRLVMAAGTNRDFNSIHHNSEYARSTGAEEMYANTSFLMGTWERCVRDWIGAQGTIRALRGFRMRAFNHVGDTTTVHAEVVATRVEDGIGVVEVAIRCENSKGVTVGPGLVEVTLPRREEES; encoded by the coding sequence ATGACCCGGTGGTTCGAGGACGTGACCGTGGGGGAGCAGCTGCCGTCGGTCGCCTACCCCTTGACGGTCTACCGGCTGGTGATGGCCGCCGGCACCAACCGCGACTTCAACTCCATCCACCACAACTCCGAGTACGCGCGCAGCACCGGCGCGGAGGAGATGTACGCCAACACGTCGTTCCTGATGGGCACGTGGGAGCGGTGCGTGCGGGACTGGATCGGGGCGCAGGGCACGATCCGTGCGCTCCGCGGCTTCCGGATGAGGGCGTTCAACCACGTGGGAGACACCACCACGGTCCACGCAGAGGTCGTCGCGACCCGCGTCGAGGACGGGATCGGGGTGGTCGAGGTCGCGATCAGGTGTGAGAACTCGAAGGGCGTCACGGTGGGGCCCGGGCTGGTCGAGGTGACGCTGCCGCGTCGCGAGGAGGAGAGCTGA
- a CDS encoding MaoC family dehydratase N-terminal domain-containing protein, giving the protein MSPTPTDRTATSDETWQDEWRPVVDAVGRDFLDGEVTWGGDPVEAGAIRRYLEPLELDCALHTDHEAARAGGFDDVTMPYTGVMPWTLPAAWEPGQVLFDSDDRDAQPVHSAINDSGLGIGPRTTGFFGTDVELDFLRPVVAGERLGRRGKTLVSCKPKETSVGRGAFMTWESEVVSDRGGAEPEVVARIRIGTYAYVPRAVEPARTEEAR; this is encoded by the coding sequence ATGAGTCCGACCCCGACCGACCGCACGGCGACGAGCGACGAGACCTGGCAGGACGAGTGGCGCCCGGTCGTCGACGCGGTCGGCCGCGACTTCCTCGACGGCGAGGTGACCTGGGGCGGCGACCCGGTGGAGGCCGGGGCGATCCGGCGCTACCTGGAGCCGCTGGAGCTGGACTGCGCCCTGCACACCGACCACGAGGCGGCCCGGGCGGGCGGCTTCGATGACGTGACGATGCCATACACCGGCGTGATGCCCTGGACCCTGCCGGCGGCCTGGGAGCCGGGGCAGGTGCTCTTCGACTCCGACGACCGGGACGCCCAGCCGGTGCACAGCGCGATCAACGACAGCGGGCTGGGGATCGGCCCGCGCACGACCGGCTTCTTCGGCACCGACGTGGAGCTCGACTTCCTCCGCCCCGTGGTCGCCGGCGAGCGGCTGGGGCGACGCGGGAAGACGCTGGTGTCGTGCAAGCCGAAGGAGACCTCGGTGGGCCGCGGGGCGTTCATGACCTGGGAGAGCGAGGTCGTCAGCGACCGCGGTGGTGCCGAGCCCGAGGTGGTGGCGCGTATCCGCATCGGCACCTACGCCTACGTGCCCCGTGCCGTTGAACCGGCCCGGACGGAGGAGGCGCGATGA